One region of Natronorubrum aibiense genomic DNA includes:
- the cysS gene encoding cysteine--tRNA ligase, which yields MTLHVTNTLTGEKEPFEPQDPENVLLYYCGLTVSDPPHLGHARSWVHVDVMHRWLEYLGYDVRHVENFTDINEKIVARVGEDDLGEDEADVAETYIERTLADMRALNLLRAEVYPRVSEHVPEIIDLVETLIENGYAYESNGSVYFDVASFEEYGKLSNQELEEIESQGDPDERSEKRNPADFALWKAGGVDADAVAEHRHEGVDHGCATPTGQMWESPWGEGRPGWHIECSAMSMTHLGETLDIHVGGRDLVFPHHENEIAQSEAATSQRFANYWLHCELFQMGEEKMSSSLGNFVTVDEAVDQWGTNVLRTFLTAGSYNSQQLYSDETIAEAEERWDRLERAYEAAVEAVDSPDARTKVEAEALREAVDDARTSFVEAMNDDFNTREAQSALLSIATVINAHVDGREEYDYRGLRRAVETLEEFGAILGLSFGGETTGTAALAGDVVDLVLDVREQEREAGNYERADELRDELEALGIEVQDTDDGATYRLPSSE from the coding sequence ATGACCCTGCACGTGACGAACACGTTGACGGGCGAGAAAGAGCCGTTCGAGCCACAGGACCCGGAGAACGTCTTGCTCTACTACTGTGGCCTGACGGTTTCGGATCCGCCACACCTGGGCCACGCACGCTCGTGGGTCCACGTCGACGTCATGCACCGCTGGCTCGAGTACCTCGGCTACGACGTCCGCCACGTCGAGAACTTCACCGATATCAACGAGAAAATCGTCGCCCGCGTGGGCGAAGACGACTTAGGCGAGGACGAAGCCGACGTCGCAGAAACCTACATCGAACGGACGCTCGCGGATATGCGCGCGCTCAACCTCCTGCGCGCGGAAGTGTACCCGCGCGTCTCAGAACACGTCCCCGAGATCATCGACCTCGTCGAGACGCTGATCGAGAACGGCTACGCCTACGAATCCAACGGCTCGGTCTACTTCGACGTCGCCAGCTTCGAGGAGTACGGCAAACTCTCGAATCAGGAACTCGAGGAGATCGAGTCTCAGGGCGATCCGGACGAGCGCTCGGAGAAGCGCAATCCGGCGGACTTCGCGCTTTGGAAAGCCGGCGGCGTCGACGCGGACGCGGTCGCCGAACATCGCCACGAGGGCGTCGACCACGGCTGTGCGACACCGACGGGACAGATGTGGGAGTCGCCGTGGGGCGAGGGCCGCCCCGGCTGGCACATCGAGTGCTCGGCGATGAGCATGACCCACTTGGGCGAGACCCTCGACATCCACGTCGGCGGCCGGGACCTCGTCTTCCCCCACCACGAAAACGAGATCGCCCAATCCGAGGCCGCGACGAGCCAGCGCTTCGCCAACTACTGGTTGCACTGTGAACTGTTCCAGATGGGCGAGGAGAAGATGTCCTCGAGTCTCGGCAACTTCGTCACCGTCGACGAGGCCGTCGACCAGTGGGGTACCAACGTCCTTCGAACCTTCCTCACTGCGGGCTCGTACAACAGCCAGCAACTCTACAGCGACGAGACGATCGCCGAGGCCGAAGAGCGCTGGGACCGGCTCGAGCGCGCCTACGAGGCGGCCGTCGAAGCAGTCGACTCGCCCGATGCCCGGACGAAAGTCGAAGCCGAAGCGCTCCGCGAGGCGGTCGATGATGCCCGAACGTCGTTCGTCGAGGCGATGAACGACGACTTCAACACGCGCGAGGCGCAGTCGGCGCTGCTGTCGATCGCGACGGTGATCAACGCCCACGTCGACGGCCGCGAGGAGTACGACTACCGCGGCCTCCGTCGAGCCGTCGAGACGCTCGAGGAGTTCGGGGCGATTCTCGGCCTCTCGTTCGGCGGCGAGACGACCGGCACAGCCGCGCTGGCGGGTGACGTGGTCGACCTCGTTCTCGACGTACGCGAACAGGAGCGCGAGGCGGGCAACTACGAGCGCGCCGACGAACTGCGCGACGAACTCGAGGCGCTGGGCATCGAGGTGCAGGACACCGACGACGGCGCGACCTACCGGTTGCCGTCCAGCGAGTGA
- a CDS encoding DUF7523 family protein, with protein sequence MSLAAETRRAADANPFLVAALRAGVVNYTAAARFLEVDGETDAIATALRRYAEELSTYETKSRDVQVRMESGIGPIETGTDEALLALGDTAVGPSSGERTAILATGDVDARVLAEAIEHLSLEGLVPNSAAVGDGVLLVVVDRLEGANALRAVERALEAVPVE encoded by the coding sequence ATGTCACTGGCAGCCGAGACCCGCCGCGCCGCCGATGCGAATCCGTTTCTCGTCGCGGCGCTTCGAGCGGGCGTCGTCAACTACACCGCCGCTGCCCGGTTTCTCGAGGTCGACGGGGAGACGGACGCGATCGCGACGGCCCTGCGACGGTACGCCGAGGAGCTGTCGACCTACGAGACCAAGTCGCGCGACGTGCAGGTTCGAATGGAGAGCGGTATCGGCCCGATCGAGACGGGGACGGACGAGGCGCTGCTCGCGCTCGGCGACACCGCAGTCGGTCCCAGCAGCGGCGAGCGGACCGCGATCCTCGCGACCGGCGACGTCGACGCGAGGGTGCTCGCCGAAGCCATCGAGCACCTGTCGCTCGAGGGGCTCGTGCCGAATTCGGCAGCCGTCGGCGACGGGGTATTGCTCGTCGTCGTCGACAGACTCGAGGGGGCCAACGCGTTACGGGCAGTCGAGCGCGCACTCGAGGCCGTGCCGGTCGAGTAA